CCGACTACATTATGATAAAAGTcagttaaccgaccgaattaaccgtTTACCGAACCGATACCCAATCCTAAGCAGAAGATAAGGAAGTTAGAGCGAATTGAACAGGACAGTGCAGAAGATTGGGTATTTTAGTAATGCGTTTGGTAAAAGGTACAAGTTTCAAAGGCCTTGACCAAATTTAATATGTGAATGCTGGGCCTGGTGACATTGACATATTGTCAATTGCAATCCTAATTAGGCCTCGTGTCCCCCTAACGGGGAAGAACAATTCTGTACTGGAGGCCAActctaataaaaatttataatcatTTATTTATGTAAGTTTGGTCATTTGGCCAATGACAATCGAATGCTTAATGGTGATGATAAGCAATATTAACTAGTGCcagcaattttttatacgacttaTAAATTCGACATGGACCTAGTACGAAATTAAATGGTTAAGGTTAAGAAGTTtaattcgtttaattaaatggattgggCTATGATTggtctatatagtcttatacatatGCTTCGACACAAACCGAACCGACCTGCGACATAATAAcaagcaatttttgacacgaactcaatacaaaattagagggttaaGGTTGTGAGgtttgatccgtttaattaaatggattgagttagagttgacctatataatcttatactaaTATCTCAACACGACTCAAACCCGACATCTGAACACAAATTGTCGCCTCTAATGGTAAGAATGAGACTAATAAAACCAGGTCAAATATTAAAAGGGAATTAAAGACATTCAAACATAGAAgattaattttatcaaataatcTGACAGATAAGGTCCAAGAAAGTGTGGCTTAAGAACAGTAACAAAAGGGCCCAAGTGGCCATCTAAATCGATAAACAAAAGGAATCAAGGAAAGAGCCCAACCCGTTAACACAAACAGTATTTGTGGCAGCCCATAACTCTGGAACAAGTGGGTGGGGGTGGGCCTAGCAGCGCCTACGGGCCCTACCCTGCGCTTGTCCACATTCGTGCGTAGAATATGACGTCAGGCTTCACTGAACCAAGACCAAGACAGAtggcaacactttttttttaaagtgacaACAACTACTTTATCGGATTTTGGTTTTTAGTTAGTTTCCTGGTTATTGATTTGAATTATATATGCATTGCTTCTAGTCTGCAACATTTCAATCAGATCAAACGCTAGTGACATATCATTGAGggagattaaattattaattatattttgtattcatCGCACTCaactcatgaatatatatatatatatatatgtttaatttattttttattcattccttaaataaaatttatgatcagttttttggttttgcaaataatcaaaagattatatatatatatatattgtgaaatTTTGATAATTCGAAAGTGGCAGCAAACCTGCTGCAAAGAAATTATTTCCAAAGACTTGGTGGTAATTAATTGGGACTACTTTTTCCTGACTTGAATTTCAGAGCATGAGGTAAggcattattttgttataaatttGACGTGATGCATCATGCATGACATGTCAATCTTCAATTCGATGTGATCATGTGAGTGTGACTTTTTAGTTTCTAACTAAAACGTCATAATGATGTTGTGAAACGGATATCTTTAATCTTCTAGCCATGATTTGAGTGGTAAATATTAATAATAGTTGAGTGGTAAATTAAATAACGTTATTCTTTGAGGAGGGGCGGGCTGTTGTTTCATCCCAATTACCGTGTTGACCGCGTCCAAGGAGTAAAAAACTAGGGAATTTACTTGACGTTATATATCAGAAAATTGTATCATCTACGACAGAAAGGACTATACTCTTCAATTGGaagcttctttcttttgttatttttttcaaagtgtTTCTTAAGATAATGCTATTGCCTTGAAGAAGCTACAAGCTAGCATATGGCCCTTACTACTTTGAGAGTCACTATCCCTCTGTACGGGATAGAAAATGAACAAGCTCTCCATTCATTTATGTGGAGTATGAAGTGACACCCTTCACACGCTCCCCCGTGTCCATGTGCATccacacgtgtgtgtgtgtgtgtgtgtgagtgagagagagagagagagagagcaatgaCAATATAGCTCCTTGAGTTGAGTCTTGCAAATCAAGCAAATGACACACGTATTGCAGATGTCATCACAGACTCACAgttaaaatcaaatcaaaaggcACCCAATTAATTAACCATAactcatttttctcaaaaactattctaaattcaaagagggggaaaaagggaaaatgcTGTTATAAAGGTGAATAAGATTGGTGACAGTGATAGACAACCATTTGAATCTTAAGCTGGAAAAAGATTAATCAATGTGAATTTTCAATTGCTGGCCGAGGAGCGGAGTGACTGAAAGAGATCGAGAGAATTATTATATACGCCATTGCTTTTCCCCAATATTCAATGCAAGAGTCACGAAGAAATACTAGAATGTTGTTCACCAGATAAAATTGCAAGATTAATATAGAGCATACGTACGCAATGAGTAAAAGACACGGGGTTACAAGccttatttttgaaattctatCCCAcaccgataaaaaaaaaaagaaaaaaagagaaggtaATAGCAAGATTTTTTCCTCACAAATATACCAAAACCAGAGGCAaagaaacgtttttttttttttttttttttaagtatctGACCTATATACAAGAGAAGAATATGTGGCGCACACCTCTTCTAAGAAAACAGCTAGCATGCAGCACTTCTTGGACTTGGAGCCCTCTTGTAGCTGAAAAGTCTGCAGTTTCAATATTCTTCCTCCACTGATTAATTAACCAGAGGCTCAGACATCTTAATTCAAAGCTAATTAAGTATGTCCAAAGGCCGCAGCAAGTCTTTGGATATCCTTACCGCATATATCAGAGTTAGTCTGTAAAGTTCCTTGCTGCTTGTTATGAGGCCACATAGCACTTGAACTGTCAGTCACCAAATGCGTTTCTGATTCTGATTTTATCTCATTGTATAAACACTGTGGTGTTTGATTTTGTAAAGCAGCCGCCATCAATAATGGGTTACTAAAATATTCTGCCCACTTGATGTCTTCGGTCAGATGGATTTGGGTCTCCTTATCTGATGTGCCACAATCCGCCAATCCCCATGAAAACATGCTGTTCTCCAGCAAGGAGCTGCTGCTTTGCAACTCAGCACTGCTACTGCTTCCGCTGCTGCTATTGCTATTAATGTTGGTGGTGGCACTGCCTTCCCAGTAACGGGATCCATTAACTGTGAAAGAGCTCATGGATACATTGTCGGAGGGAAAAGTAAGTGAAGGCTTGTAACCAATAGAGGCTGGTAGCAATGAACTGGTTGACGGTGAAAGAATGGTAGATATTGCAAACTCAGAATTCATATCAAATGATTTCCCACTTTGGGTGAACCACTGCGTGGGGTTGGAGTTTGTGGCATTGGATGCATAATTCAATTGCTGAAGCGGAAAATGACCCACCAAATCTGAAGGCTGACTTTCTTGGAGGAAGTCATTGTTGGGTGTGGCTGTGGGTGTCATCAAATTGTTATTGATGCTCCTGCTGTTTGTTGTTCTGGAGCTGGAAGAGCCCTGAACTTCCAATGGGTAGCCATGTGCATCAATTGGGGATGGTCTCTGCTCAAGTAAAGCTATTTCTTGCCTCGAACTTTCTGCCTTGAGGAGATTCAGTTCATTGGATGCCACCGACATTTTGTCTTTGCTTTTGGCTTCTGTATCTTTATCCTCCCCATTCTCCACTTCCGAAAGTGGTTTGTGGGTGACGGGGTCAATGCCTCTCTGCCTGAGCTTCTTCTTTAAGCAAGAGTTCCatagattttttatttcattgtcGGTTCTTCCAGGCAATTGTGCTGCAATCTGAGACCACCTGGGGAAGCCACGGAATTAATCCAAGattaatgtttaaaaaagttaatgATTGCTCCGACCATCGGAAAGCGAAATTGAGAAACAATGTGCAAGGGTTAAGACGAGGAGAGGGGATAATTACCTGTTCCCGAGAACTGCATGAAGTTCGATTATAAGGTTCTCTTCCTCCTGTGAGAATGTACCTCTCTTCAAATCAGGCCTCAAGTAGTTGATCCACCTCAATCTGCAGCTCTTCCCACACCTCTGCAGACCTGCCAATTCATCATATGGAGATGGACCATTATAAATTCACCTTTTTTTCTGAACAATGCAGAAAGACTTGTTAGTTTGAGGGACAAGCAAACAAAATTACCAGCTTGCTTAGGTACAGAGCTCCAACACCCATGACCGTATTTAGTAATATGCCTCAGAAGCTTCTCATCCTCCTCAGGTGACCACAGGCCTTTCCTTAGCTTCTGCTTGTAACAGCAAGAGTGCCTCCCCATTTTAGAGCAAGACCCACCTGCTATGAGGGAGAACCTATCCTTAAACAGCAAGTTTCGTTGAATCCTAGGAGAAGTGTCAGCAACGGCTAGAGGTGGCTCTGAATGGATTTTGAAGGGAGTTGTGGTAGAAAAGatgtttagagagagagagagagagagagagagggagagaagtgACAGGGAGGTTGAGAAAATGAAGTGGCAGCTGAGAAAGGAAGTTGAATTAATATATAAGAACTAAGAAGCCCTCCAAGCTAGAGAGAAAAGTCACACTCAATTAAGGCAGTACTCCTATTtgagtttagtttttcttttcttttataaaagagcgagagagagagagagagagagagagagagagagagagagagagagaggcgtggTGTTTGTAAAACAAGATCGATGATGATATGAAGTAACGAGATGAGTTGCATATGTCTCGTCAAAGGTCACAGAATTAAATATGTCTCTTGCAGAAATGGTGGTATTTTTCGACGATAACAGCAGCTGAGAACAACCCATGCTTGCAACCGaagtcagaaaaaaaaaaaaaaaaaaaaaaatttcttgctaATTAATTAGATGAACACGGTACACCCACGTACATGCCGGAATAGTTTCGCTGtggtttttataattttttttttttaccgacATGAAAAATCCCATATTCCAATACTCCACAATTAGAAAGAGAACTAAAAGTTGTCCATTAATACAAATTGAGGAACTAATAAGTGAGATACGTCTGCaaataaaattaccaaaataaagTTAAGTTAATTtgcatgtatatgtatatatatatatatatatatatatatatatatatatatatatatatattcaccatACAATCGATCAGCTGTGTGTGTGAAAGTGTGAAAAAGTGAAATATTCCATTTCTTGTCTCTGAAAGAAAACATGAGATGAGAGGGTGAGGGTCTATTCTTTACTTTACGCTTTGGGCTTTATGACAATTCTTCCCAATAGTAAACAACCTTGGAAAAGTCTTATCATTACATGGAAAGAACGTGTAATACGTATGGGTCATTTTCATAAATAGATCgattatttcattatttttggataaaatccACTCAAATCTTGCAAATTATTGCTTCAACCCTCATGGCTTCCTTTTTGAATGAAAGATTTCTCTTATATTCCTCTTCGCTGCGcccaaattcaagaaaaatagaCCTTTCCTACCTAAtaactattatatatatgaccAGAATCGATTATACTGAGCTACCTATTGTACGTGTTGACACAACGTGACGGTAGGCCAGTCCAAGAGAAAGTACACCATTAACCCTAGCTAATTACTGATTGAAAGACATCCTTCAAATACTCAAAAACAAAGAACATAAATTCATAATGCAGAGAACTctgaaaattaccaaaaaaaaaaaaaaaaaactaaatataagaATCTTCCAAGGCCAAACATGAACATCCTAGCTAGGTGATGTTGGAACAaatggtttatatttttttaggcaTAGAGAGTAGTACGAGAGTACCAGTATCATAATCAGTATAATAGGGGTTTATGTTATGCTGTAACTCTAAATCATAATTGAAATAGCCGCACTTCTGTGTATGGATATGAGCACATTGTCAAACCACGTAAATCTGTGTCttgattttctctattttctcttgct
Above is a genomic segment from Alnus glutinosa chromosome 12, dhAlnGlut1.1, whole genome shotgun sequence containing:
- the LOC133883056 gene encoding transcription factor MYB61, translated to MGRHSCCYKQKLRKGLWSPEEDEKLLRHITKYGHGCWSSVPKQAGLQRCGKSCRLRWINYLRPDLKRGTFSQEEENLIIELHAVLGNRWSQIAAQLPGRTDNEIKNLWNSCLKKKLRQRGIDPVTHKPLSEVENGEDKDTEAKSKDKMSVASNELNLLKAESSRQEIALLEQRPSPIDAHGYPLEVQGSSSSRTTNSRSINNNLMTPTATPNNDFLQESQPSDLVGHFPLQQLNYASNATNSNPTQWFTQSGKSFDMNSEFAISTILSPSTSSLLPASIGYKPSLTFPSDNVSMSSFTVNGSRYWEGSATTNINSNSSSGSSSSAELQSSSSLLENSMFSWGLADCGTSDKETQIHLTEDIKWAEYFSNPLLMAAALQNQTPQCLYNEIKSESETHLVTDSSSAMWPHNKQQGTLQTNSDICGKDIQRLAAAFGHT